From Doryrhamphus excisus isolate RoL2022-K1 chromosome 22, RoL_Dexc_1.0, whole genome shotgun sequence, one genomic window encodes:
- the LOC131109322 gene encoding mucin-13-like, which translates to MLEPTNEGLPTTPTVAPATPTQATEPTTVTPTTPTQPTEPTTVIPTTPTQATEPTTVIPTTPTQATEPTTVIPTTPTQATEPTTVIPTTPTQATEPTTVIPTTPTQPTEPTTVIPVTPTQPTTVIITTPTKPTTVTPATQTKPTDPATVSSIQPTSPDSVAPSSNNPTILPATTELPDVCDSNPCGDGITCEARVNGSFVCLCMAGAFFSGGTCQTAQVFPGQLQVPNLKYEKEMETKTSNAFTYASWKINAQIRTSFRSAWGFSHSSVLELKPMSNKRADSDGVTATLEVFFYKSIPITTQIFDDILVNASKCDACILANSTFAKTDLCLKKPCKEETADCSSKEGFFNCRCKTGYIITDYSERVCVACPNGQKPHGTRDCVACPYGHSGFNCSETWQLALVVVGSVLGGLLLISLIVVIVLACKSPKKTSKKNKRLDTEDNQDTSLSSDDKHPLVNSLPTKRQPLPVKTESDTGLKPFPTGGVPKIPRATASSAWDSGTNLEMTPSNGRHNLMSSGRSSWLDDNSDDMNGSPYQRPRNQTNPYENSRPLSNPYTQDRPQINPYARNQGHSNSSYSHDDGRPFNY; encoded by the exons ATGCTTGAACCCACCAACGAAGGACTTCCGACAACACCTACAGTCGCTCCTGCCACCCCGACTCAAGCAACGGAACCTACTACAGTCACTCCGACCACCCCGACTCAACCTACGGAACCTACTACAGTCATTCCGACCACCCCGACTCAAGCTACGGAACCTACTACAGTCATTCCGACCACCCCGACTCAAGCTACGGAACCTACTACAGTCATTCCCACCACCCCGACTCAAGCTACGGAACCTACTACAGTCATTCCGACCACCCCGACTCAAGCTACGGAACCTACTACAGTGATTCCGACCACCCCGACTCAACCCACGGAACCTACTACAGTCATTCCCGTCACCCCGACTCAACCTACTACAGTCATTATCACCACCCCGACTAAACCTACTACAGTCACTCCCGCCACCCAAACTAAACCTACAGACCCCGCTACAGTTTCATCCATCCAGCCTACATCCCCAGACTCAGTGGCTCCATCCAGTAATAATCCAACAATCCTTCCTGCAACCACGGAACTTCCAG ATGTTTGTGACTCAAACCCATGTGGCGACGGGATCACGTGTGAGGCTCGTGTTAATGGATCCTTCGTATGCTTGTGCATGGCCGGGGCGTTCTTCAGTGGGGGCACTTGCCAGACCG CTCAAGTTTTCCCCGGACAACTGCAAGTGCCcaatttaaaatatgaaaaggaAATGGAAACCAAAACATCAAACGCATTTACATATGCCTCTTGGAAAATTAATGcacag ATACGGACGTCATTCCGGAGCGCTTGGGGCTTTTCTCACAGTAGTGTGCTGGAACTCAA GCCAATGAGCAACAAACGGGCAGATTCAGACGGCGTTACTGCGACTCTGGAGGTCTTCTTCTACAAATCTATTCCCATCACGACGCAGATATTTGATGACATCCTGGTAAATGCTTCCAAGTGTGACGCCTGCATCCTGGCTAATTCCACCTTTGCGA AGACCGACCTGTGTCTTAAGAAGCCCTGCAAGGAGGAAACGGCGGACTGTTCATCCAAAGAAGGCTTCTTCAACTGCAGATGTAAGACAGGTTACATCATAACAGACTACAGCGAGAGGGTGTGTGTCG CTTGTCCAAATGGTCAGAAACCACATGGAACCAGGGATTGTGTAGC gtGTCCGTATGGTCATTCTGGTTTTAACTGCTCTGAAA cATGGCAGCTAGCGTTGGTGGTCGTCGGCTCTGTGTTGGGAGGACTGCTGCTCATCTCGCTCATTGTTGTGATCGTCTTGGCTTGCAA ATCCCCAAAGAAGACTTCCAAGAAAAACAAACGTTTAGACACCGAGGACAATCAAGACACGAGCCTCTCCTCCGACGATAAACACCCACTGGTGAACAGCCTCCCGACCAAGAGGCAGCCCCTCCCAGTTAAGACAGAATCAGACACGGGCCTGAAGCCTTTCCCCACTGGTGGCGTGCCCAAGATCCCACGGGCCACGGCCTCCAGCGCCTGGGACAGCGGGACCAATTTGGAAATGACACCGAGCAATGGCCGCCATAACTTGATGTCCAGTGGGAGGAGTTCG TGGCTGGACGACAACTCCGACGACATGAACGGCAGTCCGTATCAACGTCCCCGCAACCAGACCAACCCGTACGAAAACTCACGACCCTTGAGCAACCCGTACACCCAGGATCGGCCTCAGATAAACCCCTATGCTAGGAACCAAGGCCACAGCAACAGCAGCTACTCACATGATGACGGCAGACCCTTCAATTACTAA